A single region of the Nitrospiraceae bacterium genome encodes:
- a CDS encoding HEAT repeat domain-containing protein — MPDLKTAQDMMVAAMAAKEVADPEITSVKQLLKLLDKTAKSSRTYGINNPVAQNFFQQLHHELTNHLMTYSRLLFLVQRSELHLRGEVVYRSEEDASNENIAFKLYSDGIRELSFHEGLTAEDLTFFLEALWSNLDSKEDDDDIVTRLWSKNLSTIRLVTAEEIAKASGDRDVFSDTELESVHSSTTSLRELLDSERAKQFQEQGGGKTQGSGSQQAGQAGRLQSGLVGYEISEEELGKLAQEIEEENARDNSFYVLDILTAILASETHPDRLSKQFELWNDVLGTLTGQGQWTLLENVLTLLHEAREVRPDLTDNHRQQLSALFEGLGHPDRAKMIESYLNSSPKANTEGLSTILLMMRPTAIPALCSLLANLESPAHQTLLSEALLVLAKDQPEPVLRGLLDHRPAYVRNLLAILMRWNNPRLAESVEKLVRHPDAQVRKDAVRTLGLLRPSGNGAKLVAFMTDADESVRLAALKLLMSGKYTAPFSAWTPIVSAEEFCDRNPSERRAVFQALRSTSGDEAVPFWQNLLTDWSWTNRKKKEDLAVLAAESLGKLATPAAIAALELGQKKAGSAVRQACVAALAQAEKQRSIKQAATLPK, encoded by the coding sequence ATGCCAGACCTGAAAACCGCGCAGGACATGATGGTTGCCGCCATGGCGGCCAAGGAAGTGGCGGATCCCGAAATTACATCGGTCAAACAGTTACTGAAGTTGCTTGATAAAACAGCGAAATCCAGCCGGACTTACGGGATCAATAATCCCGTCGCGCAGAACTTTTTCCAACAGCTCCACCACGAACTGACCAATCATCTCATGACCTACTCAAGGTTGTTGTTTCTCGTCCAACGGTCCGAGCTGCACCTCCGGGGTGAAGTGGTCTATCGGAGCGAAGAAGACGCAAGCAACGAGAACATCGCCTTCAAACTCTACTCGGATGGGATCCGCGAGCTCTCGTTCCATGAAGGATTGACGGCGGAAGATCTGACGTTCTTCCTCGAGGCCCTCTGGAGCAACCTCGATTCGAAAGAGGATGACGACGACATCGTGACTCGTCTCTGGTCCAAGAACCTCTCCACGATCCGACTCGTCACCGCCGAAGAAATCGCCAAAGCCTCCGGCGACCGTGACGTCTTTTCGGACACCGAATTAGAGTCTGTGCATTCTTCGACCACAAGCTTGCGCGAACTCCTCGATAGTGAGCGCGCGAAGCAATTCCAGGAACAGGGAGGCGGCAAGACCCAAGGTAGCGGCTCCCAGCAGGCTGGGCAAGCAGGACGGCTCCAGTCCGGACTCGTGGGCTATGAGATCTCCGAAGAAGAGCTCGGGAAGCTCGCACAAGAAATCGAAGAGGAAAATGCGCGAGACAATTCGTTCTATGTCCTGGACATCCTGACCGCCATCCTAGCGTCTGAGACACACCCAGATCGGCTGAGCAAACAGTTCGAGCTGTGGAACGACGTCCTCGGAACTCTCACCGGTCAAGGACAGTGGACGTTGCTCGAAAACGTCTTAACCTTGTTGCACGAAGCCCGAGAAGTCCGGCCCGACTTGACGGACAACCATCGCCAGCAGCTCAGCGCGCTGTTTGAGGGATTGGGGCATCCCGATCGGGCCAAAATGATCGAGTCCTATCTCAACAGCAGTCCGAAGGCGAACACGGAAGGACTGTCCACCATTCTCTTAATGATGCGACCGACCGCTATTCCTGCTCTCTGCTCGCTCTTAGCCAATCTCGAATCCCCTGCCCATCAGACACTTCTTTCAGAAGCGCTGCTGGTTCTTGCGAAAGACCAGCCTGAACCGGTTTTGCGTGGATTGCTCGACCATCGTCCGGCCTACGTGCGCAATCTGCTGGCGATCCTGATGCGATGGAACAACCCTCGTTTAGCGGAGTCAGTCGAGAAGCTTGTGCGCCACCCGGATGCCCAGGTTCGAAAGGATGCGGTCCGCACACTGGGACTCCTCCGTCCCAGTGGGAACGGCGCAAAGTTAGTCGCCTTCATGACCGATGCGGACGAGTCCGTCCGGCTGGCTGCCCTCAAACTGCTGATGTCCGGCAAATATACGGCTCCGTTCTCAGCCTGGACACCGATCGTCTCGGCAGAGGAATTTTGCGATCGGAATCCAAGTGAACGACGCGCCGTGTTTCAAGCCCTCCGTTCAACGTCTGGCGACGAAGCCGTTCCCTTCTGGCAGAACCTTTTGACGGATTGGTCCTGGACGAATCGCAAGAAGAAAGAAGATCTGGCAGTGCTGGCCGCCGAGTCACTCGGTAAACTGGCAACGCCCGCGGCCATTGCCGCGCTGGAACTTGGGCAGAAGAAAGCCGGATCAGCGGTCCGGCAGGCCTGCGTGGCCGCGTTGGCTCAAGCCGAGAAACAACGAAGCATAAAGCAGGCTGCCACCCTTCCGAAATAA
- a CDS encoding rhodanese-like domain-containing protein produces the protein MKHNPGFLKFVDEAKKRIKECTVADTKSRLDQGEPVYFIDVREDHEFAKDHAKGARHLGKGILERDIETVVPDKQAPIILYCGGGYRSALAADALRQMGYVNVASMDGGIKAWRDAGYPMEK, from the coding sequence ATGAAACACAATCCGGGGTTTCTAAAGTTCGTGGATGAAGCGAAGAAGCGGATAAAAGAATGCACGGTCGCGGACACGAAATCCAGGCTGGATCAGGGGGAGCCGGTCTATTTCATCGATGTGCGAGAAGATCATGAATTCGCCAAGGATCACGCCAAAGGTGCACGGCACCTCGGCAAGGGCATTCTCGAACGCGACATCGAGACGGTGGTCCCGGATAAACAGGCTCCAATTATTCTTTATTGTGGAGGTGGATATCGGTCAGCCCTGGCGGCAGATGCTCTCCGGCAGATGGGTTATGTGAACGTGGCGTCTATGGACGGAGGAATCAAGGCTTGGAGGGATGCCGGATATCCTATGGAGAAGTAA
- a CDS encoding GDSL-type esterase/lipase family protein gives MNATANGPIVVCFGDSLTAGFQSPSSDNPTGGETPYGAFLQEMIGPSIHIVISGICGELTGEMVMRFRQDVLQRRPTHVVILGGTNDLGWNAQTQDILRNLVKMYEQARADRIVPVPVTVPSIRVERTDDNQDAQRWVDEHLTRRRQLNELIVQYADSHQLPRVDLFGATAEPKTRLLAKIYSNDGLHLTTAGYRKFARLVFEELFASRSPLQQMGKPT, from the coding sequence ATGAATGCCACTGCCAATGGCCCCATTGTGGTATGTTTCGGAGACAGTCTTACCGCAGGGTTTCAATCCCCCTCCAGTGACAATCCGACCGGTGGTGAAACACCTTATGGGGCATTCCTTCAGGAGATGATTGGCCCCTCGATTCACATCGTCATCAGCGGGATCTGCGGGGAACTCACGGGGGAAATGGTGATGCGCTTTCGGCAGGATGTCCTCCAGCGGCGTCCGACCCATGTGGTGATTCTGGGAGGGACCAATGATCTGGGGTGGAATGCGCAGACGCAGGACATTCTGCGCAATCTTGTCAAGATGTATGAGCAAGCCAGAGCGGATCGAATCGTTCCGGTCCCTGTTACGGTTCCATCCATCCGAGTCGAACGGACCGATGACAACCAGGACGCCCAGCGATGGGTTGACGAGCATCTGACACGCCGGCGACAGTTGAACGAATTGATCGTTCAGTATGCAGACTCACACCAACTCCCGAGAGTCGATCTTTTTGGCGCAACGGCCGAGCCGAAGACGCGACTGCTGGCGAAGATCTACTCCAACGACGGCTTGCATTTGACCACAGCGGGGTATCGCAAGTTCGCACGGCTGGTGTTCGAAGAGCTATTTGCATCGAGGAGTCCTCTACAACAGATGGGGAAGCCGACGTGA
- a CDS encoding PA0069 family radical SAM protein, whose protein sequence is MRLVNNPPNPFESQHRELLEPAPRVQLQMYEDSTRSILSQNDSPDLSFKWSLNPYRGCFHACAYCYARPTHEYWGFGAGTDFDSKIIIKRDVPMLLREAFDKPSWKGELIVLSGNTDCYQPLEASLELTRGCLEICLEYRNPVAIITKSALILRDLDLLKQLHRDAWVRVYFSIPFADDAVARAVEPHAPSSRKRFEAMATLTEAGLSTGISVSPIIPGLNDQDIPDLLARARAAGAVEAMATLLRLSGHVEPVFLERIGAAFPDRIAKITNRIREVRGGQLSNGEFFERHHGTGSYWSMIEQLFDVTKRKVGFPMDVEAPIPQSFRRLGLEQTVLF, encoded by the coding sequence ATGCGGCTCGTGAACAATCCACCGAATCCATTTGAGTCACAGCATCGAGAACTTCTCGAACCCGCTCCGCGCGTTCAGCTACAGATGTACGAGGATTCGACTCGAAGCATTCTCAGTCAAAACGACAGCCCTGATTTGTCGTTCAAATGGAGCCTGAACCCCTACCGTGGATGCTTCCACGCGTGCGCCTACTGTTATGCCAGACCAACCCATGAATACTGGGGATTTGGCGCTGGAACCGATTTTGATTCGAAGATCATCATCAAACGAGATGTGCCCATGTTGCTACGTGAAGCATTCGACAAGCCGTCATGGAAAGGCGAGTTGATCGTGCTGTCCGGCAACACGGATTGTTATCAGCCGCTGGAGGCATCGCTAGAGTTGACTCGGGGCTGCCTGGAAATCTGTTTGGAGTACCGAAATCCGGTGGCGATCATCACGAAGTCGGCTTTGATCCTGCGCGACCTGGATTTACTGAAACAGTTGCACCGTGACGCATGGGTGCGTGTCTATTTCAGCATTCCGTTCGCCGACGACGCAGTGGCGAGGGCTGTGGAGCCCCATGCTCCATCGAGCCGTAAGCGTTTCGAGGCTATGGCGACATTGACGGAGGCAGGATTGTCAACGGGAATCTCGGTCTCACCCATTATTCCGGGTCTGAACGATCAGGATATCCCGGACTTGCTCGCGCGCGCTCGTGCCGCGGGGGCTGTGGAGGCGATGGCGACGTTGCTCCGTTTATCCGGTCATGTCGAACCGGTATTTCTGGAGCGGATAGGCGCTGCCTTTCCTGATCGGATTGCCAAGATCACGAATCGGATTCGAGAAGTACGGGGCGGGCAGCTCAGCAACGGAGAGTTCTTCGAACGGCATCATGGAACGGGGTCCTACTGGTCGATGATCGAGCAGTTATTTGACGTAACCAAGCGCAAGGTGGGGTTTCCGATGGACGTGGAAGCCCCTATTCCCCAGAGCTTTCGACGACTGGGACTGGAGCAGACGGTACTCTTTTGA
- a CDS encoding thioredoxin domain-containing protein: MTIRDVTDHEFDQRIAQAGKLVLVEFWKPGCGSCQALMRVLESLHKEVADEVLLLKMNVEENYQIPAELEVSSLPTLALYRNGLFERFIGGIGTRTEILKQLRRERIPRNGT, from the coding sequence GTGACCATTCGTGACGTGACGGATCATGAGTTCGATCAGAGGATCGCGCAGGCGGGAAAACTCGTTCTTGTCGAATTCTGGAAGCCAGGGTGCGGGAGTTGTCAGGCATTGATGCGCGTCCTGGAATCGCTGCACAAGGAGGTGGCCGACGAGGTGCTCCTGCTGAAAATGAACGTCGAAGAGAACTATCAGATCCCTGCCGAATTGGAGGTGTCCTCGTTACCGACGCTGGCCCTCTATCGCAATGGGCTGTTTGAACGATTTATCGGAGGAATAGGCACCAGAACGGAGATTCTGAAACAGCTGCGCCGGGAGAGAATACCTAGAAATGGCACGTAA
- a CDS encoding OmpH family outer membrane protein, whose product MRTTGALSGQMISCLALVGIISMGSFSSSQAAEAFKMGVVDPQSVLEKSKAGRRALDGLKDYVSTRQKLLSRDEEDLRNTEKQLKEQLAKLSESEKKDKETQFRGKIQEYQKRAQEFNQELQAKQKELVDDYMKRIASATQTVAEKGGFSIVVDKGSEQTVKIVIYNKDTIDLTDQVIKEFDRVNK is encoded by the coding sequence ATGCGCACAACCGGGGCCCTATCGGGCCAGATGATTTCATGCTTGGCATTGGTCGGCATCATCAGTATGGGATCGTTTTCATCTTCGCAGGCAGCCGAGGCTTTCAAGATGGGTGTGGTTGATCCACAGTCCGTGTTGGAAAAGTCCAAGGCCGGCAGGAGAGCACTCGATGGATTGAAAGACTACGTGTCAACCAGACAGAAACTCTTATCGCGAGACGAGGAGGATCTACGCAACACCGAAAAGCAGCTCAAGGAACAACTCGCGAAGTTGAGCGAATCCGAAAAAAAGGACAAGGAAACGCAGTTCCGCGGAAAAATACAGGAGTACCAAAAACGTGCGCAGGAGTTTAACCAGGAGCTCCAAGCCAAACAGAAGGAGCTGGTCGACGATTATATGAAGAGAATTGCCTCGGCCACCCAGACCGTCGCTGAAAAGGGCGGATTTTCCATTGTCGTTGATAAGGGCAGTGAACAGACCGTCAAGATCGTCATTTATAACAAGGATACAATTGATCTGACGGATCAAGTCATCAAAGAGTTCGACCGGGTGAACAAGTAG
- a CDS encoding HD-GYP domain-containing protein: MSTSPTNTNPAGSQAEKADDAVQPILTHEKSLYNKIAKGSEAGDILDQQMVMLGIQLITQLNVLLKTSRIHGRTNAALDKPVDAMLTLIKTLAHDQPITLRLQNDFLFLGNQHLKINSQQMAIATSIIDALHSWKIGGVAFASSTASKDLREFAYLFVSLDPATKTLDDFRSEMNTREVSGITLEEPRELIFRRATSPGTASAPDDKLKRKATAKQGYTSAVQSVGNLMQSTREGGSVSFKQAKRAIQNIVDLMMQDQSTLLGLTNLRCHDQYTHNHSVNVALLSMALGNRAGYPKVHLADLGLAALFHDVGKCAISLDVLNKPGEFTKEEWDLMRTHPTEGVLTLIRLRGLDNVPARMAAASFEHHMNYDFSGYPKLTLPWTQSLASRIVTIADCYDAMTSSRVYRREPMSPANVLKIMFAKSGQSFDPILMKLFVNCVGFIPIGSLVMLDTDELAVVLKPAEDKANAERPLVKVIADSQGAAIDNGPEFDLTEKDKAGNYQRSIIRLIDNTKHKFDTGRYFV, from the coding sequence ATGAGCACATCGCCCACGAATACGAATCCAGCCGGCTCACAGGCAGAGAAAGCGGATGACGCAGTCCAGCCGATTCTGACTCATGAAAAATCTCTCTATAACAAGATCGCAAAAGGATCCGAGGCGGGAGATATTCTGGACCAGCAGATGGTCATGCTGGGCATCCAGCTCATCACCCAACTCAATGTTCTGCTGAAAACCTCTCGCATTCATGGTCGGACCAACGCGGCGCTCGACAAGCCCGTGGATGCAATGCTCACCCTGATCAAGACGCTCGCCCACGACCAACCGATCACGTTAAGACTACAGAACGATTTTCTATTCCTGGGCAACCAGCACTTGAAGATCAACTCTCAACAAATGGCGATCGCCACAAGCATTATCGATGCGTTGCACTCATGGAAAATCGGCGGCGTTGCCTTTGCGTCCTCGACCGCCTCAAAGGACCTCCGCGAATTTGCCTACCTTTTTGTCAGCCTGGACCCCGCTACGAAAACGCTCGACGACTTCCGTAGCGAAATGAATACACGAGAAGTGTCGGGCATTACTCTGGAAGAACCGCGAGAGTTGATTTTTCGCCGTGCAACTTCGCCTGGGACCGCCTCTGCGCCGGATGACAAACTTAAACGGAAGGCAACTGCGAAGCAGGGCTATACCTCAGCCGTTCAGTCTGTGGGAAATCTCATGCAATCGACCCGCGAAGGAGGATCAGTAAGTTTCAAGCAGGCGAAGCGGGCGATCCAGAACATCGTCGATTTGATGATGCAAGATCAATCCACATTGCTCGGACTCACAAATTTACGGTGCCACGATCAGTATACGCATAACCATTCGGTCAACGTCGCACTCCTCTCGATGGCGCTCGGAAATCGAGCTGGCTACCCCAAAGTCCACCTGGCTGATCTGGGGTTAGCCGCCCTCTTCCACGATGTCGGGAAATGCGCGATCTCTCTGGACGTGTTGAATAAACCGGGCGAGTTTACGAAAGAAGAGTGGGACCTCATGCGGACCCATCCGACGGAAGGCGTGCTCACACTCATTCGATTGCGAGGCCTCGACAACGTACCGGCACGGATGGCGGCCGCATCGTTTGAGCATCATATGAACTATGATTTTTCCGGCTATCCGAAATTGACGCTTCCGTGGACGCAAAGCCTAGCCAGCCGAATCGTGACGATTGCCGACTGTTATGATGCGATGACGTCTTCCCGCGTCTACCGGCGAGAGCCGATGTCGCCGGCCAATGTCCTGAAGATTATGTTCGCCAAAAGCGGACAATCCTTTGACCCGATACTGATGAAACTCTTCGTGAACTGCGTCGGCTTTATTCCCATCGGGAGTTTGGTCATGCTGGACACGGATGAACTGGCCGTGGTCTTGAAGCCAGCCGAAGACAAAGCCAACGCCGAAAGGCCGCTGGTCAAAGTCATCGCAGATTCCCAGGGAGCCGCTATCGACAACGGTCCCGAATTCGATCTCACGGAAAAAGACAAGGCCGGCAACTATCAACGTAGTATCATTCGCTTGATCGACAATACCAAACACAAATTTGATACCGGCCGGTATTTCGTCTAG
- the serS gene encoding serine--tRNA ligase, whose protein sequence is MYDLRTLRDNLAVIREQLGARGADVPWDTLRKLVEERRALTTQVEHLRHEHKKGSDHVAKLKRDKQPADDAMAAMKAVSERIRNLEMGLREVEDALNDLNLRVPNLPHASVPVGRDASGNVELRTVGTVPKLTLPPKPHWDIGEALGILDFDRAAKIAGARFAVLTGAGARLERALINYMLDLHTTRHGYREVLPPFMVNRSTMMGTGQLPKFEDDLYRLRDEDYFLIPTAEVPVTNLHRDEILDDDLLPLRYTAYTPCFRREAGSYGKDTRGLIRLHQFNKVELVTFAKPDQSYDELERLTANAEGVLQGLGLHYRIVTLCTGDLGFAAAKTYDIEVWLPSQNQYREISSCSNFEGFQARRANIRFRAAGGKKEAKTEYVHTLNGSGLAVGRTLVAILENYQQPDGSVLIPEVLRTYMGGMEYIKKS, encoded by the coding sequence ATGTACGACCTTCGTACGCTTCGCGATAACTTGGCTGTCATTCGTGAGCAACTCGGCGCCCGCGGCGCCGACGTGCCCTGGGACACACTTCGGAAACTGGTCGAAGAGCGACGCGCACTGACTACTCAGGTCGAACACCTTCGCCATGAGCACAAGAAAGGATCGGACCACGTCGCCAAGCTCAAACGGGATAAACAGCCAGCGGATGATGCGATGGCAGCCATGAAAGCCGTCAGCGAGCGAATCAGGAACCTTGAAATGGGACTGCGGGAGGTCGAGGATGCGCTGAACGATCTCAATCTACGTGTTCCCAATCTTCCTCATGCTTCCGTTCCAGTTGGGCGAGATGCCTCTGGCAACGTTGAGCTGCGCACGGTCGGTACTGTCCCCAAACTGACACTCCCCCCCAAACCCCACTGGGATATTGGTGAGGCGCTCGGTATTCTGGATTTTGATCGAGCCGCGAAGATCGCCGGAGCACGTTTTGCCGTGCTCACAGGAGCTGGGGCTCGTCTCGAACGGGCCCTCATCAACTATATGCTCGATCTTCACACCACCCGACATGGGTATCGGGAAGTCCTCCCGCCTTTCATGGTCAACCGATCGACTATGATGGGAACCGGTCAACTTCCTAAGTTCGAAGATGATCTGTATCGGCTTCGCGATGAAGACTACTTCCTCATCCCGACCGCCGAGGTGCCGGTCACCAATCTCCACCGCGATGAAATTCTTGACGATGACCTGCTCCCTCTGCGCTATACGGCCTATACACCCTGCTTCCGTCGAGAAGCCGGGTCATACGGAAAGGACACGAGAGGACTGATTCGCTTACATCAATTCAATAAGGTCGAACTGGTCACATTTGCAAAGCCGGACCAATCGTACGACGAACTTGAGCGGCTCACCGCCAACGCCGAAGGGGTTTTGCAGGGGTTGGGACTTCATTACCGTATTGTCACACTGTGCACCGGTGATTTGGGCTTTGCCGCCGCCAAAACATATGATATTGAAGTCTGGCTACCATCACAGAATCAGTATCGAGAGATTTCCTCCTGCAGCAACTTTGAAGGATTTCAGGCACGGCGAGCCAACATCCGATTTAGAGCCGCTGGTGGAAAGAAAGAGGCAAAGACTGAGTACGTACATACGTTAAACGGATCAGGCCTTGCCGTAGGTCGAACCCTCGTGGCCATTCTGGAAAATTACCAACAGCCAGATGGAAGTGTGTTGATCCCGGAGGTGCTGCGCACGTATATGGGTGGGATGGAATACATAAAGAAATCCTAG